One window of Nicotiana tomentosiformis chromosome 11, ASM39032v3, whole genome shotgun sequence genomic DNA carries:
- the LOC104085319 gene encoding uncharacterized protein: protein MINIYAPQVGLDKEIKRRLWEDLNRLVHGIPHTEKLFIGGDFNGHIGATSRDYDDVHGGFGFGVRNGDGTLLLDGAKTFDLVIANSCFAKREKYLVTFQSLLAKTQIDYLLLRKCDRGLCMDCKVIPRENLTTQHMLLVMDLEIMRKRKMKKRVVYGQTRIRWVP, encoded by the coding sequence ATGATTAATATTTACGCGCCTCAAGTGGGTTTGGACAAGGAAATTAAGAGGCGTTTATGGGAAGACCTTAACAGGTTGGTCCATGGCATTCCGCACACCGAGAAGTTATTCATAGGAGGAGATTTTAATGGTCACATTGGGGCAACCTCTAGGGATTATGACGATGTGCATGGCGGCTTTGGCTTTGGAGTTAGGAACGGAGATGGTACTTTGTTGTTGGACGGTGCTAAAACCTTTGATTTGGTGATTGCTAACTCATGTTTTGCGAAGAGGGAAAAGTACTTGGTCACCTTCCAGAGTTTATTGGCCAAGACTCAAATTGATTATCTACTCCTCCGAAAGTGTGATAGGGGTCTGTGCATGGATTGTAAGGTTATACCAAGGGAGAATCTCACAACTCAGCATATGTTATTGGTGATGGACTTAGAGATCATGAGgaagaggaagatgaagaagaggGTTGTGTATGGTCAAACTAGGATTAGGTGGGTACCTTGA